aaaaaacttGTTCTATGACCATAACTCTCTAAGTATTAACATCTTCTGGAGAGTTTTCATTACAACTACTAGTGCAcaatttattctaaaaatgttaCGACTTTTGAGAAGTACTATCAAACACAAAAGTAAACTTTTACTAAAAATAGACATCAATTACATTTTGTtgcatcaatttaaaaaaaacctttacaGTGCAGTATGTGTTATTTTTCTGAGTCAAATTTCTCATGGTTCTTGCTGCCTCCTTTAGCAGCATTTAAAAgtggatattttatatttttaatagatgaagaataaatcaaattgcaaatcttttaaaaaaaatcttaaatcatGTACCAAGGTTTTGGTCCAGATTGTGTTGGATAAGTTaaacttaaaatgcattttattaaccAATGACTGTATTTCTGTAATCATCATTATgctgaaataaagttttaaaaaggaaaaaaggatctCATCGCAATCACATGggcctgggtttttcttttttgtttgtgtttcccAATTAATTCATATAGTCatggacaaatatttattgctagAATGAAAGAAGGGTCAGCATCAATTTATTcctgtttctcatttttataattgtaataAGAAGCCTTATTTATATAAACAGATGAAACAGGAGGAAGTTCTGTACTAAaactttctttcaattctttgcaCCGCTTTCCAAGTTTTGTACCAAAAAATTATAccaccaaaaattattttttaattgagatataattgacataaaacattgtatcaaaaattatttttaatggtctAGGGCTGACAACTCAGGTTCTCCTGTTTTGCTGAAACCATctgactcaagaaaaaagaatgattcaGTCGTTAGAGTCAATCGCCTTCTTAAAACCTGCACCCACATTTCAAATCTCCCCTTTGCTTGGTGCCCCAGAGGTGTCCACCCAGTGATAATGCATCTTAGTAAAAAGAATGAGTGACAGGGAACTTTACCAAGCAAAAGTGGGAATAGGGTAATTGTGAAAGGGTCCCCTTGTCCTCAGGGGCCTTCTCAGATCAGTTTAGGAAGGTAAGGATCTGGAAATCGGTTCCCTAAAGCTGACTCCTTAGACACCCACTGGAAAGTCTTCACAAATGCCCTCCCCCTGGGGGGATGGGGATGCAATCTccagtttgggaaccactggtctaaGTGACATTCTGGAGACAGGCACAGACATACCTGAGAACACTCATCCAAAGCAAGAGACTGCGGTTCATATTTCTTCACCTTACAGCCActcctggaaagaaaaaaaacaaaaaacaaaaaaaaacaggccGGTTTGGAATCACGTTGGCAACTTCCGCGCTACGAGATGGAGCAGAGGTAGCAGTGTGCGGACAGAAGCCAAAGCATACAGCACCACACGAGTCACACATCTACAGTCAGAGGTGGGAACACCTTTTATGTCTCGGAATCTCCTGAGCCAGGGCAAGCACAGAACTATAGCTCAGCTCGTTCCCTGAAAAGACCTCCTCACGTGCTTCTGGGGATGTTCAATCCCGGGACTCTGACCCCTCCAGTTCAATTACACGCCACCAAAAGCCTTTTGGAGAGCAGCCTTAGCACCCAGAGACATTCCGTTCATCTGATCCTCACTCACTTGACAAGTCATTGGAAAAATTACCACGCCGGAccagattctttaaaaattctttattgcaCTAAAAGCCACAGAAGTCTGATAAGACAGCTCCAGACCTGTGGGCTAACAGAGAAGAACTGTGGTCAAcacaaagtataaaaataaaaatatttgagtaaattgTTACTGTTCCTATTCAGTAGTAAGATGGAAAATGAATGTCATGTATTGTGCAAAGGCCGGAACTGGggaaagctgttattttttaactAGCACATAATTTGTGATGTCAAGGCTGGTTCagattctgttctgtttttaatgaatttaaaatttccagtGAAAATGCCACtctgacaaagaagaaaaaaatattgcaacTTGTTCTTCTAGGGGGAAAAAGACAAGCATGTGAGTTACCAGAATGTGCACGGCCACTATCTAGTTCATGGTTTTCCTTACGAACGCTCTTACTAAGTGCTACCTCCTGCCACCAAACTTGAGTTAACTCTCAAATTTATCCCCTGCTCCAAGCCAGCAGCCTTATCCCAACAAAAAAGGGCAATTATTTCCAACATTAAATAGCAGAGTAGTCCCTGAAAACACCACTGGGATGACCTCGGGGCCAAGCCAGCACTCGGTATCAAAGCGCCACGTGAGGCCAGCCAAGCCAGGGAGCGCAAGCTCTCGCACCTAAGGCCGATGGCCACTCCTTTAGGGACAGACAATTGCAAGGCTAAGCTGACTCATGAAGTggcaaatgaaatgcaaaaaatCATCAGAAGGTCAAACTCAGAAAGGGAAGCCAACATGCTATGGAAAGATGAtctggggaggctgggagaggaacTGCCAACGGTCCCAGGGCCAAACCGAAACAACAGCAGGAGTACTTacaacagaaaacagagaaatttcACTTGCTCAGTAGTCCTGATGCACCAACAAAATCAGAGacaggaaagagacagacagatggagaaaaaaatcatgtaaagCCTGGAATATTTATCTCTAGTCTGGCAGATGTAAAGGCTGCAAAGTTCTTTCTACAAGGTGACACACACTAAAACTGTCACACTCGTGAAGGTCATCACTGGCGACTGGATGACTATCAGCAACCTCAACTCTAACGGAGTAAGACGGTGGCAGAACATTCGGAAATGCCACATATTCAAATTCAGAGATGAAAAGTAAGCTTGCAAGTATTTGTAAATGTATAAAACCAACTTCACTGCTGAGAACACTTACTCTTAAGTGTCTAGTCATCCAGAATAAAGGCAAtgcatgaagaaaaatataattgaaaatgtaTCTGCTTATATCTACAGTAGACGTATATCATATCACTAAGAAGCTTAAAATGATTTACCTAATTTATCTTATTTGGTCCAGAAAAATCCCAATCTCAGTacgtctccattttacagaagaatctGAGATGCCAATTATATGCATCTTTGAAAAAGCCACACAAGTAACCTGTTAACAGATCGTCTGGCTCTCCACTAGACTCCACCTCCACGTGTGTACTTCTAGTCCCTACCAACGGAGGGATTTGCCAAACAAAATGCCAGCGTTACACAAGAGGGCGAGCACCCTTCTCTTGCAGAGAGAACAAGGGGACAAGAGTTTTGATTGcataagagttaaaaaaaaatctgtaaagtaTATTAGATCAAGAAGTTCATTCACCAAAAACAGAATAGGAGGAAAATGCTACCAGGTGAGGGTGGTAGGACTCAAGAGAGGGTGCTTCTTGCTACTGAAAATAAGGTGTAGGACAAATTTCCGTCCCTCTGGCCCAGATTTATTCTTATCTAACATGAACGCACTGGCTACATACCGGCAACATGGGGCTGAAAGGAAGGCTCCCAAATGACTCCTTAGCAAGCTGGCTAGCCAGAGGCAACCTTTATTTAGGATATCCCATGTTAGGAGCACCAAGGCGATGGCGTGGCCAACACGCACCCCAAGCACTGTCTGGACCTGTGTAGCCAATCTTAGCCACAGAAGGGCACTCTGAGGACACCAGAGCAACGCTGTTTTTTCAGGACCATTTAACTGCCGGTATACAATCAAAGAACAGATCGAGAACTACTGATGACACCTCCTTCCCCCTAGACGTTCAGGGGCATCTTCAGCGGTTGCTGAAGAACTGATTCCTAACAAGTTTCTTGGTTCTGATTGATACTTTCTGCACTGTAAACCATTAAACCTTTCTTTCCAGTATAATTCACCACGCTGTctagcatttttctttaattcacaGTAATGCTGAAAATTATTTCCCTGACTGGTCTATGGTGACAAGAAATATGGCACctcttctcatctttccttttcatatttcatCCTCCATGTCTTTGCTCCTTCTTTATACCTAATTGTTAGTAAAATGTCACAAGGGCCACAAGGGAGTATTGTTATCAACTCCATTTTTGTGATAAGGTGACCCTGTGACACATTTAAACTGACACAGAACGTGGCCTGAGGTAATCAGTCTGGGAGCTCCAAGGACCTTGCAAAAGGGGCTGCAAATTTCCCAGGAGAAGAGGAGTGGGGGAGACAACACACAACAAAGGACTGGCTGACTCAGTCCAATTTACAACATCGTTCAAAAGATTCTTGATTCTTATTGGAAATTCACCTCCTTACTGATGGAGCCAGAAGCTAAACATGGAGACTTAAGAATTCTCACCAACTTTTAGCCATAGGTTTGTTTCCAACAAAAAGCATAGCTTTCTGTTTTAACTGAAAAGACTTCTGTAAGACCCTTTTCTACACGTTACTGATACTAGACAGGTAATCTGCAGgcttagaatttttgttttattcatagaAGATCTGAAGATGGTGCCCAGCACTGACACTCAATTCTGTACAGAAAGCGAGTCCTGCCAGCCCAGATAGGATTTCTGAAAACTATCAAATCTCTACCAGCCTATCTcatgccattcttttttttaaaaaaaacaggaaaaaagtacCCAAGCTAAGGGAAAAACTGCCCAGCTGAATAAGCTGAGGATTCAGGAACAGGCAGATATCTAAAAAGGAAACCTGGTATTTCTGAGTCCACACAAGAGTCATCGACACAGTGAGGAGTGCAGCATAAAGTTAAAAGCTTTGGGTCTGCCCCGCTGCCCCTCAACGATAACTTCAGTTCACCAAAACCAAAAGCAGCTGCTGCCAAACTCACAGAGAGTACACAGAACACAACGCCCGCTCCCACCGTCACTCACGTTATTAAACGCGACTTTGCCTTCTTGGGTGATTCTAAGATTTCACTGACATGATTACCCGAGAGCGAACAAAAGTCACTGCTAGTTAAAGCTGTCGTTGGTTTAAAGGGATCCATGGATTCGTCGAAGTTATCTGGGTCAAAGTGGTAGGAGCCCTTagaggagagggtgggggagTTCTGCAGGGTGGAGCGGCCCCCAAAGGGACTGAAGTTGGGGCTGTCCCACTGGCTAGGGTCCAGCTTAGAAGGCGCTGGGGAGAGAGCAGCACTGTCTGCGGCTGGTTCTTGGGGCTGCTCTGGACCTTTGGCGACTACGGGCTTACTGACGCCATCCTTCTGTACCTTGGGAGTCAGTCTGTTACCCAGTTTCCTGCCAAGTTTCCTTGGGAGGGCTTTCCTGGACTCGACATTTTCCACATCTTCTGTGAAATCAAACTCGAGTTTCAGAGGTGAGCTCCTCGACTCCTCCAGCAGCTCAACCCCTGAGTCGTTGGTGTCACTAGGAGTGCCTGATGTCTCCTTAATGTCAGGGGGAGACTTCTGGATCCTGGCGCCTCCCAGCAAAGAAGGATCTGTGTTCCCATCCATGTCATCAGGACCGAATGGATGGGATGCCCGGGGGAGAGGCGTGCCCTCCATAGCGGTCTCGGTTTCCGAGAAGTCGCCAACTGTTTTCTTTCGCAGAGAGACGGGTTTGGGCTTTCTTAGCTTGCTTCTGCTGGGCACAGGCTCTGGACAGGAGCTCCCGGCCTTCAGGTCCGCTTCTGAGGGAGCCTCCAGTGCAACCCCCATGGTGCCTTCGGTCATCGCCTTGTCCTGGagggcttctggggtgctggagGGCAAAGCATCCCCTAAGGCTGCGGTCACACGGCCATGAGCTGCTTTTGCTCCAAGAGCCACCGAGATATCCGTGGAATTCTTGGTTTCTATTGAAAATGGCCTCACCACCGAAATTTTGCTAATATCATGTTCCACCTCTTCTTTGAAATCCTTGACTGAGTAAGAATCGACAGCCTGCGGGGATACCTCATTTTCCGAGGCTCTAGAACAGGTCTCAGATGAACATTTTTCAACCACTTCTGCGACCAGCTGTTCATCAGCTTCTTGTGattctaaaacaaaacacaaaagcgGTCTATTAGAGAATTATCTTTTTGGCACTGGTAAATATTCTCTACCATCTGAAGCCACCTAGACCAACAGCAAactcttccctttctgcttttctgaAGCCTCTCGAGGGTTCGGCAAGTGCAGCCTGAAAGGGAACAGCTGGTACTACACCCCAAAATGAATTTTCCCACACCaaactctgtgtgtgtattaTCCAAGTTATACAAATAACGATTATACCAAACAGAGCTATTTAGGAAAAGGCTAAATAGATCATGGGCCTACTGCAAAGTGTGTTAATATGATGTTAAAATTCTGTAGGTTAAAACTGGTCTGGAGGAaacttcagacaccagccacTCAGGAACCGGGATGAGAGCTGGCACTGACACAGTTCCAGGCACTGCCTGATGGTTTCAGGGCCCACATTTTATGTGGTAAGCAGATTTTAATCTTTGGATATTAAAAACATAAGTATTCACTACTCCACAGAACAGAATTTAAATAATCAGACTCttccaaattaaatgaaaaagccaCCATGACCAGCTCAGAACCCCTTCTCTGCAgacttaaaaactaaaagaaccaaataaaaaaactaatttgaaaaagCAGATATaagtagatttaaaaatgaatagcCCTTATTGTACCAAGACACGAACCATAAAACaacaaagttattttctttctttagaagtTCTGTCTCTAAGCTGAGCCGGAAATTCTCTCAAATCACTTGTGAAAAATAAAGATCCTTTTTAATTGGGGTCTTATTAGAGAAATGCTGCAATTAGGAAGGTGTTAATGAGGGCATTTCTTCAACACACTAACTGAGACAGCGCCTTTCCTGACTTAGATATCTGGAATAACAACAGACCAGCAGCAAAAACGGAAGAAACGGGTTATTATCATGGGATCCAcgattttaaaggaaactcaCAGATGCCCCTCTAATCCTCCTTCCTAATCCTAATCCAGGATCAAAGAGCCAGCAATCGCCAGGACAGTTTTAATTTAACGCACACTTCTTTTTACAGGACTCCACTCTGACTGGAATCGGGCAGTGGCTTACAAACCATATTCTGCAGAGGCGCTTCAGATACGCTACCACTGTCCagtttaagttttgtttttaaatatatagataactATTATGAAGACTGTAATTTTTAAACGCTCTCAATGTATGATACCTGGGATTTGCTTTAACGTacttcaaaagtatttttttaaaaaagagaaagtaaatgtgGCAAAATCTTGATAACTGTTGAATCGGGGATGGGTATATGGGAGTTCTCATTGTACTATTTTATCTGTCGTAGAGTCTAAAacctttcaaaataaaagattttaaaacacctGCATTACACACAAAATTTTAACAAGAATGTTTTGGAGTGTCCTGACAGTTTaacttgtgtgtgtgcattctcctattctctctctccatatattcGAACTGTTATGAATGTGttattgattgtttctttgtGCTGACAGGGGGTGAGGTAGACAAGTaacaatgaaaacacaacatcaaAAACCAGGGCTGCAAAAATCTACATGTGTCCAGGTGCAACGGTTAGAGGCCAGGCCAGGTCTGGGCACACCTGCTCAAGCCCTAGCATCAGTCATTGTATAAGATCGAGTCTTGATCACATCACAGGAGAGATAGTTCtcacttactttattttttactgcaggaacattggtttataacctaagtttcaggtgtacatcattatacttccatttctgcatagactacatcgtgttcaccacccaaagactaattaccatgtGTCACTGTAGTTATCACTTATTTTAAGTTTTGGTGCTTACTGTCAGCTTTTTAGGTTCAACATCTGTggcataataaaaaatatttttgttcctaGCACAGatctcctaaaacccttggaatctccAGAGTGGTAAGAgtgtcttttgtatgctaatgagatgactggtgGCCCCTGtgtagcttcaggatgggggctggtcaccagaaagaccaagccgtGATTggagggttagaactttcagccccacccaccTTCACttcagggcaggaggaggggctggagtttCAGCTCAATCACCaacggccaatgatttaatcaatcgtgcctatgtaatgaagccacCATAAAAACCCCTAAACAACAGGGTTCGGGAAGCTTCCAGGTTGACGAACTCCTTAATGAGCTGGGAGGTGGTGTGCCTGAGGAGGAGAGGGTACAGAagctctgcacccctcccccacacttcGTCCTCTGCATCCTGACTGCTATGAGTCATTTTAGCGAATTATGGAACCTGAAAAGCGGACTGTGGAAACCCCCAAATTTATAGCCAGCTGGTCAGAGGTAGTGAGACTCATGActgacatctgaagtggggggcagtcccgtgggactgagccctttattTTCCGGGTCTGTGCTAACTATGGATAGTTAGTGTCAGAACTAACTAAATTGCTGGACACCCCAGTGGGTGTCAGAGAATCTCAAATGTTTTGCAAAACAAGGAATTTGCCTTGAAACAGTGACTATTTAATAGAGACAGCCACAAAAGTATCTGAGACTTCTAAAAATGATActgttaaacattttaatattacaCTTTCTACCAAAAAGATCTGAACTCATGAGGAACCACTTTATGTACTTTCTCTAAATTTTACACCTACAAATTAAGAAATTAGATgaagagggaaatgcaaatcaaaactacactaagatatcaccttacacccattagaatggcaaaaataaccaaaacaaaaagtaacaaatgttggagaggttgtggagaaaaaggaaccctcatacactgcgggtgggaatgcaaactggtgcagccactatggaaaacagtatggagatttctcaaaaaattaaaaatagaaataccttatgacccagccatcccagtactgggtatctatcctaagagcttgaaatcagcaattccaaaagtcctatgcaccccagtgttcattgcagcattatttacaacagccaagatgtggaagcaacctaagtgcctatcaactgatgattgtttaaagaagatatggtatatgtatacagtggaatactactcagccataaaaaagaataaaatcgtcccattcacaacaacatggatggaccttgagggaattatgttaagtgaaataagccagctagagaaggacaatctctgtatgactccactcatatgacgaatttaaacatgtagacaaagagaacagattagtggctaccagggcaAAGcggaggggtgggaggtgggcacaaagggtgaaggggtgcacctacaacacaactgacaaacaataatgtacaactgaaatttcacaagattgtaaactatcataaactcaataagaATTAACTTAAAAAAGACATTAGATGAATTGTTAGATATTATTGGTAACTCAACTTTGAAATACaaatttctctctgctcctttttcagGCTTCTGGAACAGAAGAATAGTCTCAAATACTAAGTGGAATTGTTTAGAATGATCATTTGTCACTACTGACTTGTGTAAATCAAGTTTCTCTCAGTAACATATAACTCAAACACTATTGAAATggaaataactatattttaattaGACTCTGATCtagttattttgtatttttcaatctCATAAAtcccattgttttaaaaactcaaattctGAATCTTTACAAGTATAATATATTTCATCTCCCATGATCAATTTAATCTTTTCCAAAATAGGTCTATTTACATCATCCAAGTGACACAAACAATAATTAGATTCTCTCAGCTCAATATAACCCATTGTGGTACAACTGAGCACAAAGCAAATGCAATCTTAGATCACagtcagataaacaaaaataccAATGACAACAATACTAACTCAAAAGCACTGAGGGCTTGCATGGACCAAGCCGTGGGCTACTAACAGCACACCTCGTTTATTTTACTGGATCCAGACAACAGTCTTATTagctcattttaaagatgaggaaaacgaGGCTTTAAGGAAGGTCAagtccaaggttacacagctagctAGTGGTAGAACCAGGATGCAAACCCAAGTCTGTCCAACCCCAGGGCCCGGCTGCTGAAGCATTATGTTGGATCCACCTCTTGATGCCAGAATCAATAAGTAGTTTTCCTGGAGTATCCTGATCACATAATATCTGGGATTGTGAATTCAGTGGATTCTGAATTCAGTTCTGAActcctcatcttaaaaaaatcagGGACAAAAGTGAATGCCCCAAGATGAATGTAGATGAAGATGGTTGTGTCAATAAACAATTCTAAATACCTTAGAATTAAGGTATTTAGCCTACAAAACTAAGAAACCTCATAGGGTCTTCGAATACTTTAAGGGCTGCTTAGATAAAGGgattaaatttatttcagctTCAGAGAATAAAATCAGATAATGTGGATTactgaaagaaggaaacagactccAACTCActataagaaagaaaactaaccAAAAATGCAGTGGGTGCAAAGAAGCGGCTCCCTATCTGTCAGTAAAACAAAGAACAGCTTCCATACCCAGGCCAAGGCAGGGCCTGACGCCTGGGCAACGCTGGTGAACACACAGCACTACACAACAGCCAAATAATGCACATTCTGGACAAGCTTAAGGAACCGCGGCTCCCTCACAGAGAACGTCTGCACTGGCAGTCAGAGGACCCGAGCAATAGGACTGATTTTGCTGTTAACCAGCTCAGGGACTTTACACGTCACTTCAGctttctgggccttagtttcctcactgataaaatgaaaagtttgagCTGAAAGATCCTTGAGAGCCCTCTGATTTCAGGCCTTCAAGAATTTAGATATTTAAGAGATTTATAGCAATTAAATGGTCAGACTCTTTAAAGTGTAATCTGTAAACATATTTTCTGGACGgattcactcattcagtcattcaacaaatacctgaGCATTTTTTATGTACCAGGCTCTCTACTAGGCACCGGAGATAACAGCAGCAAGCAAAAAAGACGAGGTCTCGGCTGCCATGCAGTTTAGAGTCTACTAGGGAATACAGACCTTCATTAAATAATTACTGAAGGAACGAGGGGGAGACAGAAAATGGAGGAATGGAAAGCAGAAAGGCACCATGCCTGCAGAGCCCTGCCGGCCCTGTTAAGAATTCCCGTCTTTACCCTGAGAGCAAGAGGAAGCCACAGACAGCTTAAGCAGGGGGAATAAAATCAGATGTATGTTTTGAACAGCTCACTCCCCTTGCAAAGTGGAGAAGGACTGGAAAGGTCaaaaagggacaaagagaactgcTAGTATGTTATTCTGGGGGCTTCGACTAGGGTGGTGCTAATGACCAGGAGGAGAAGGATACAATATATGAGACAGAAAATGGTAAAATTGACACGACTTGGTGACAGGTTGGACATGGGACTGGAGTAGAAGGAGGTATCAAAGATGATTCGTATGTTTTTAGCTTGTGGAACGAGAGGATGGTCTCACCGTTCAATGAGATTCAGGGAACACCAGCAAAAGAGCTGGGGGGCTGTCGAGTGGGGCAAGGAGTTTGGCCTTTGACACGCTGAGAGCTGTCTGGGACTCTGAAGTAGAGATGCTGAGACGGCAGTACGCTCAGAGAGGAGATCTGGGCTGCGAATAATATTTGACTTAATTGAAGCCATGGATGTAGATGTGAATACTACATAATTATAAGTTACCTCCATCCTACACTTTCACCTTTGAGCCTTAGcatattttaaatctaaattttgtatagtggttctttttttttaaaaagtttatctaAAAAGGAttaatccaatttaaaataaagttagaatTTTAACCATCTTTGTAAATTAGAAGAGTAATATTATTAATAAGGATATCATAGTTATATAGGAAAGCATCCAAACATTTAGAGAcgcatattgaaatatttatgacatgctacttggaatttgttttaaaaacacttaagcaacaaaagaaaacaaaaagaaaataagaggatgGTAGAAGGAAGTCCAGGAAAATCTTCATCATTATTTAATCTGGGCAGTGGGAATGTGGAGGgtctatttttgtgcatgatgttGGAAGCTGAtgacaataaaaaacaattttgtgtGTTACATAatttctctccccttcttctctccttgccATTGACTTCTAAACATTTATCAACACGCTCCCTCTTGGGAGCGCAGGGCCCCAGTACTTCAGTCCTCTGTGTTCTTCCCCACAGGCCTGAGATAATTTAAGGGGAAAGGGTGAGGCTAGAGACAAGGAGAAGGTAGCATCCCTGACGGGACTGGTTCCTCAAGGACACGAAATCCAAGTATTTGTGGGTTCCACATCTGTAGATTCAACCCACCTTGGATCTTGGGGGCCCACTGTACAGTCTTACCAACCCACCTGCcgtttttccttcctcctgtcgTCCCACCTCTCACCCACTTCTTGGaaccttttttctgtttctccattccTTGACCATCAATCCCAGGCCTCCCAGAGACCAAGGGGAAACCTGAGAGTTGCCTTTCACTACCTCTCTCCTAGCTTTCCATTTCTGCCCTAATCTTCGTTAGCAAAGGGCAGaacctccctctttcctccacaTCTATCTACTCCCTTTAGATCCTCATCCCCTTCTCTATCGGCTGCTTTTACCAAGCTGAGAACGTGAAACTGTAGAAAGGGAGAGTACCTCACAGTGTTAGGGAACACGGCAGGCAGCCTgaaaggtggggaggaaggaggaatgaaaGCGAGAATGTGTCTCAGTGTAGGAGGAAAGTTCCAACCCCGCACAGACCCAGCAACCCAGGATGCCTGTAGCTCCAGGGATTAAAGAGTTTTATCTGCAGCATCATAAAGCATGCACCCACCGTGGAGGAACGGGGAAGGAAAACATCACCCCTCATCTGAATTCAGCCCCAGCTGAGCAGGCAGTGAAGAAGCTCCAACAAGAAGACACTCCGGGGACccgcccggtggctgagtggttaagtttgtgtgctccgctttcgccaggttcggatcctgggggcggacatggcaccacttatcaggccatgctgaggcatgccacaactagaaggacccccaactaaaatatacagctgtgtgccGGGGGGATTTGgcgagaaaaagcaggaaaaaaaaaaagaagaagaagacactTGGCCCAGGCATTTCTTGGCTAGCTCAGGACAGGTGCCCGGTAGGCAGGCTTGCCTGGTCCTACACCCAGCCCCTGCATGCCCCTCTGTGGTCCAGGATCTTCCGTCACCAGTACAAAGTACTGACGGGGCAGGAGGGAGTGCGTGGGAGAGCACTGCTCACTGCCTTAAACCAGCGTTGGGAATTGTGAGaatgtaaaactggaaaaaatcaattaatccCATAATTCAAAAA
This Equus quagga isolate Etosha38 chromosome 22, UCLA_HA_Equagga_1.0, whole genome shotgun sequence DNA region includes the following protein-coding sequences:
- the TACC1 gene encoding transforming acidic coiled-coil-containing protein 1 isoform X2, with translation MAFSPWQILSPVQWAKWTWSAVRGGGAGEDEAGGPEGDPEEEDSQAETKSLSFSSDSEGNFETPEAETPIRSPLKESCESSLGLAGPEAKTQESQEADEQLVAEVVEKCSSETCSRASENEVSPQAVDSYSVKDFKEEVEHDISKISVVRPFSIETKNSTDISVALGAKAAHGRVTAALGDALPSSTPEALQDKAMTEGTMGVALEAPSEADLKAGSSCPEPVPSRSKLRKPKPVSLRKKTVGDFSETETAMEGTPLPRASHPFGPDDMDGNTDPSLLGGARIQKSPPDIKETSGTPSDTNDSGVELLEESRSSPLKLEFDFTEDVENVESRKALPRKLGRKLGNRLTPKVQKDGVSKPVVAKGPEQPQEPAADSAALSPAPSKLDPSQWDSPNFSPFGGRSTLQNSPTLSSKGSYHFDPDNFDESMDPFKPTTALTSSDFCSLSGNHVSEILESPKKAKSRLITSGCKVKKYEPQSLALDECSQDEGAVISQISDISSRDGHATDEEKLASTSSGQKSTGAEVKGVEKEMCQKMEKDGSAVPGLLESPVEKAPVSVACGGESPLDGICLSESDKTAVLTLIREEIITKEIEANEWKKKYEETRQEVLEMRKIVAEYEKTIAQMIEDEQRTSMTSQKSFQQLTMEKEQALADLNSVERSLSDLFRRYENLKGVLEGFKKNEEALKKCAQDYLARVKQEEQRYQALKIHAEEKLDKANEEIAQVRTKAKAESAALHAGLRKEQMRVESLERALQQKNQEIEELTKICDELIAKLGKTD
- the TACC1 gene encoding transforming acidic coiled-coil-containing protein 1 isoform X3 — protein: MGGSHSQTPRAREPAGERPPRPRETASDSEGNFETPEAETPIRSPLKESCESSLGLAGPEAKTQESQEADEQLVAEVVEKCSSETCSRASENEVSPQAVDSYSVKDFKEEVEHDISKISVVRPFSIETKNSTDISVALGAKAAHGRVTAALGDALPSSTPEALQDKAMTEGTMGVALEAPSEADLKAGSSCPEPVPSRSKLRKPKPVSLRKKTVGDFSETETAMEGTPLPRASHPFGPDDMDGNTDPSLLGGARIQKSPPDIKETSGTPSDTNDSGVELLEESRSSPLKLEFDFTEDVENVESRKALPRKLGRKLGNRLTPKVQKDGVSKPVVAKGPEQPQEPAADSAALSPAPSKLDPSQWDSPNFSPFGGRSTLQNSPTLSSKGSYHFDPDNFDESMDPFKPTTALTSSDFCSLSGNHVSEILESPKKAKSRLITSGCKVKKYEPQSLALDECSQDEGAVISQISDISSRDGHATDEEKLASTSSGQKSTGAEVKGEPEEDLEYFECSNVPVSTINHAFSSSEAGVEKEMCQKMEKDGSAVPGLLESPVEKAPVSVACGGESPLDGICLSESDKTAVLTLIREEIITKEIEANEWKKKYEETRQEVLEMRKIVAEYEKTIAQMIEDEQRTSMTSQKSFQQLTMEKEQALADLNSVERSLSDLFRRYENLKGVLEGFKKNEEALKKCAQDYLARVKQEEQRYQALKIHAEEKLDKANEEIAQVRTKAKAESAALHAGLRKEQMRVESLERALQQKNQEIEELTKICDELIAKLGKTD
- the TACC1 gene encoding transforming acidic coiled-coil-containing protein 1 isoform X4 — translated: MGGSHSQTPRAREPAGERPPRPRETASDSEGNFETPEAETPIRSPLKESCESSLGLAGPEAKTQESQEADEQLVAEVVEKCSSETCSRASENEVSPQAVDSYSVKDFKEEVEHDISKISVVRPFSIETKNSTDISVALGAKAAHGRVTAALGDALPSSTPEALQDKAMTEGTMGVALEAPSEADLKAGSSCPEPVPSRSKLRKPKPVSLRKKTVGDFSETETAMEGTPLPRASHPFGPDDMDGNTDPSLLGGARIQKSPPDIKETSGTPSDTNDSGVELLEESRSSPLKLEFDFTEDVENVESRKALPRKLGRKLGNRLTPKVQKDGVSKPVVAKGPEQPQEPAADSAALSPAPSKLDPSQWDSPNFSPFGGRSTLQNSPTLSSKGSYHFDPDNFDESMDPFKPTTALTSSDFCSLSGNHVSEILESPKKAKSRLITSGCKVKKYEPQSLALDECSQDEGAVISQISDISSRDGHATDEEKLASTSSGQKSTGAEVKGVEKEMCQKMEKDGSAVPGLLESPVEKAPVSVACGGESPLDGICLSESDKTAVLTLIREEIITKEIEANEWKKKYEETRQEVLEMRKIVAEYEKTIAQMIEDEQRTSMTSQKSFQQLTMEKEQALADLNSVERSLSDLFRRYENLKGVLEGFKKNEEALKKCAQDYLARVKQEEQRYQALKIHAEEKLDKANEEIAQVRTKAKAESAALHAGLRKEQMRVESLERALQQKNQEIEELTKICDELIAKLGKTD